The following proteins come from a genomic window of Lolium rigidum isolate FL_2022 chromosome 5, APGP_CSIRO_Lrig_0.1, whole genome shotgun sequence:
- the LOC124651529 gene encoding mitochondrial phosphate carrier protein 1, mitochondrial yields the protein MAARGGGGESAAASVASAAGRSGGVGMRLFSPEYYALCFGGGTLAAGTTHLAITPLDVLKVNMQVNPVKYNTIFSGLSVLVKEEGASSLRRGWGGKLFGYGAQGGCKFGFYEFFKKQYSDVLVGSNKSTIYFLSSASAQIIADVALCPFESVKVRVQTNPMFAKGLVDGFPRVYAAEGLSGFYRGLIPLWGRNLPFSMIMFSSFEHTVDFLYKKVIQKRKEDCSTAQQLGATCLAGYISGAVGTVVSNPADNIVSSLYNKKAKSVIHAVKSIGLRGLFTRSLPIRITLVGPVVTMQWFFYDSIKIFTGLPPSGGLPRELEEANK from the exons ATGGccgcgcgcggaggcggaggtgagTCGGCGGCGGCCAGCGTGGCTTCGGCGGCGGGAAGGAGCGGCGGCGTAGGGATGCGGCTCTTCTCGCCGGAGTACTACGCGCTCTGCTTCGGCGGCGGGACGCTGGCGGCCGGCACCACCCACCTCGCCATCACCCCGCTCGACGTCCTCAAGGTCAACATGCAG GTGAATCCCGTGAAGTACAACACTATATTCTCGGGATTGAGCGTTCTCGTGAAAGAAGAGGGTGCCTCGTCGCTGAGGAGAGGCTGGGGCGGGAAACTTTTCGGCTATGGTGCCCAGGGCGGTTGCAAGTTTGGTTTCTACGAGTTCTTCAAGAAGCAGTACTCTGATGTGCTGGTGGGCAGCAATAAGAGCACGATTTACTTTCTTAGCAGCGCATCTGCTCAGATCATAGCCGATGTTGCCCTCTGCCCGTTTGAATCGGTGAAAGTCCGTGTGCAAACGAATCCCATGTTTGCGAAAGGTTTGGTCGATGGCTTCCCAAGGGTGTATGCAGCTGAAGGCCTGTCTGG ATTTTACAGGGGCCTTATACCACTTTGGGGACGAAATCTTCCAT TTTCTATGATAATGTTTTCGTCATTTGAGCATACCGTGGACTTCCTATACAAGAAGGTCattcaaaagagaaaagaagattGTTCAACAGCGCAGCAGCTTGGTGCTACATGTCTGGCTGGATATATATCTGGTGCTGTTGGTACAGTTGTTTCAAATCCTGCAGATAACATTGTCTCATCTCTGTACAACAAAAAGGCTAAAAGTGTTATACAT GCTGTGAAAAGCATTGGATTACGTGGATTGTTCACAAGAAGCCTACCCATCCGTATCACCCTTGTAGGGCCTGTCGTAACCATGCAGTGGTTCTTCTATGATTCTATTAAGATATTTACTGGATT